In Eleutherodactylus coqui strain aEleCoq1 chromosome 4, aEleCoq1.hap1, whole genome shotgun sequence, the following are encoded in one genomic region:
- the CRYAA gene encoding alpha-crystallin A chain, protein MDITIQHPWFKRALGPFYPNRLFDQMFGEGMFDYDLYPFFSSTISPYYRQSLFRGYMDSGISEVRSDRERFMINLDVKHFSPEDLTVKLLDEFVEIHGKHNERQDDHGYISREFHRRYRLPSSVDQSSISCSLSADGILTFSGPKLSSNLDSSHSERPIPVSREEKPTSAPSS, encoded by the exons ATGGACATCACTATTCAGCACCCCTGGTTCAAGCGTGCCCTGGGCCCTTTCTATCCCAATCGCCTCTTTGACCAGATGTTCGGAGAAGGGATGTTTGATTATGACCTGTACCCCTTCTTCTCCTCCACCATCAGCCCTTACTACAGGCAGAGCCTCTTCAGGGGTTATATGGATTCTGGCATCTCTGAG GTGCGCTCAGACCGCGAGCGTTTTATGATTAACTTGGACGTGAAGCATTTTTCTCCTGAGGATCTGACGGTGAAACTTTTGGATGAGTTTGTGGAGATCCATGGAAAACACAATGAAAGACAG GACGATCACGGATACATCTCCCGCGAGTTCCATCGCCGTTATCGCCTCCCATCAAGCGTGGACCAGTCCTCAATTAGCTGCTCCCTCTCTGCCGACGGCATCTTGACCTTCTCTGGTCCCAAACTGTCTTCCAACCTGGATTCAAGCCACAGCGAGAGACCCATCCCCGTATCCCGTGAGGAGAAGCCCACCTCAGctccctcctcctaa